In Brucella melitensis bv. 1 str. 16M, a genomic segment contains:
- a CDS encoding tRNA (cytidine(34)-2'-O)-methyltransferase: protein MELRVALYQPDIPGNTGTILRMAACLGFAVDLIEPAGFDISDRALKRAGMDYLEQAALTRHPDWNRFDAWRKNAGRRLVLLSTKAAIPYTGYQFQENDILLFGRESAGVPEAIHDNADERLLIPMVRSARSLNLAVSVAMTTGEALRQIRSKIDSHSGK, encoded by the coding sequence ATGGAACTGCGCGTCGCCCTTTACCAGCCCGATATTCCCGGCAATACCGGAACGATCCTGCGCATGGCCGCCTGCCTTGGCTTTGCGGTCGATCTCATCGAGCCTGCCGGTTTCGATATTTCCGACCGCGCGCTAAAGCGTGCGGGCATGGATTATCTGGAGCAGGCCGCCCTTACACGCCATCCCGACTGGAACCGTTTCGATGCCTGGCGAAAGAATGCCGGACGCCGCCTCGTGCTTCTCTCCACCAAGGCGGCGATCCCCTATACCGGATATCAATTTCAGGAAAATGACATTCTCCTCTTCGGGCGCGAATCCGCAGGCGTGCCGGAAGCGATCCACGACAACGCCGACGAACGGCTGCTGATCCCCATGGTCAGGAGCGCCCGCTCGCTAAATCTTGCGGTTTCAGTTGCCATGACAACAGGCGAAGCTCTGCGGCAGATAAGGAGCAAAATCGATTCTCACTCAGGGAAATAG
- a CDS encoding ABC transporter ATP-binding protein encodes MDPHKRNIMFRWFEQRLEAYPEEPPREPPRGLVAFCLYYTRGAWPWIIGMAIFTTLIAVIEVSLFAFLGNIVDWLSNQSRETFLANEGWRLSLIAGVVLVGLPGVVLIHSLIIHQTLLGNYPMRVRWLMHRYLIRQSMTFFQDEFAGRISTKLMQTALAVRETVMKLLDVLNYVIVYFAGALFIAAAADMRLMIPFAVWLVAYIVLLRIFIPRLRVVSEEQADARSTMTGRIVDSYTNIATVKLFSHSSREETYVRESLDIFMDTVHRQMRLVTLFHFTLYLSNCLLLFAVGAIGIGLWINEAVSIGAVAVGIGLVLRLNGMSQWIMWEMSALFENIGTVEDGITTLARPHEVVDVPNAPALKVARGDLDFDEIGFHYGRGKGVIKNLSLTIPAGQKVGLVGRSGAGKSTLVNLLLRFYDLEKGRILIDGQDISQVTQDSLRANIGMVTQDTSLLHRSVRENIMYGRPDASEEMLQQAIRLAQADQFIPQLVDPKGRRGLDAHVGERGVKLSGGQRQRIAIARVMLKDAPILILDEATSALDSEVEAAIQDSLNTLMEGKTVIAIAHRLSTIAALDCLVVMDKGRIVEDGTHEELVALGGIYASLWARQSGGFLGLVDNTDDTLVD; translated from the coding sequence ATGGACCCACATAAAAGAAACATCATGTTTAGATGGTTTGAACAACGACTCGAAGCCTATCCGGAAGAGCCGCCGCGAGAGCCGCCGCGCGGGCTGGTCGCCTTTTGCCTTTATTATACCCGTGGCGCATGGCCATGGATTATCGGCATGGCGATCTTCACGACGCTGATCGCCGTCATTGAAGTGTCGCTTTTCGCGTTCCTGGGCAATATCGTGGATTGGCTTTCCAACCAGTCACGCGAGACGTTTCTGGCCAATGAAGGGTGGCGGCTTTCGCTGATTGCAGGCGTCGTGCTTGTTGGCCTGCCGGGTGTGGTGCTCATCCATTCGTTGATTATCCACCAGACATTGCTCGGCAATTATCCGATGCGCGTGCGCTGGCTGATGCACCGCTATCTGATCCGCCAGTCGATGACCTTTTTTCAGGACGAGTTTGCTGGACGGATATCGACCAAGCTGATGCAGACCGCTCTTGCCGTGCGCGAGACGGTGATGAAGCTGCTCGATGTGCTGAATTATGTCATCGTCTATTTTGCGGGCGCGCTTTTCATTGCCGCCGCCGCCGACATGCGGCTGATGATACCATTTGCTGTCTGGCTCGTTGCCTATATCGTTCTGCTGCGCATTTTCATTCCACGTTTGCGGGTCGTTTCGGAAGAACAGGCCGATGCACGCTCGACCATGACCGGGCGCATCGTGGACAGTTATACGAATATCGCAACCGTCAAGCTTTTCTCGCATTCAAGCCGCGAGGAAACCTATGTTCGCGAAAGCCTCGATATTTTCATGGACACGGTGCATCGCCAGATGCGGCTCGTGACCTTGTTCCATTTCACGCTTTATCTGTCGAACTGCCTGCTGCTCTTTGCAGTCGGCGCCATTGGCATCGGGCTTTGGATCAACGAAGCCGTGTCCATCGGCGCGGTGGCGGTCGGCATTGGCCTGGTGCTGCGCCTCAATGGCATGTCACAATGGATCATGTGGGAAATGTCCGCCTTGTTCGAGAATATTGGCACTGTGGAAGACGGCATCACCACGCTTGCCCGGCCGCATGAGGTCGTTGACGTTCCTAATGCTCCGGCGCTGAAGGTGGCCAGGGGCGACCTCGATTTCGATGAGATCGGTTTTCATTATGGGCGCGGCAAGGGCGTGATCAAGAACCTCTCGCTCACCATTCCTGCGGGGCAGAAGGTGGGCCTGGTCGGGCGTTCGGGCGCAGGCAAGTCCACCTTGGTCAATCTCCTGCTGCGCTTCTATGACCTTGAGAAGGGCCGCATCCTGATTGACGGGCAGGATATTTCGCAGGTCACGCAGGATTCATTGAGAGCCAATATAGGCATGGTCACGCAGGACACCTCGCTGCTTCACCGTTCCGTGCGTGAGAACATCATGTATGGACGCCCGGATGCCAGCGAGGAAATGCTGCAACAGGCGATCCGTCTTGCGCAGGCCGACCAGTTCATTCCGCAGCTTGTTGACCCGAAGGGGCGGCGCGGACTGGACGCGCATGTGGGCGAACGCGGCGTCAAGCTTTCGGGCGGGCAGCGCCAGCGTATCGCCATTGCGCGGGTGATGCTGAAGGATGCGCCAATCCTCATTCTGGACGAGGCGACGTCTGCGCTCGATTCGGAGGTGGAGGCAGCCATTCAGGACAGCCTCAATACGCTCATGGAAGGAAAGACCGTCATCGCCATTGCACACCGTCTCTCCACCATTGCGGCGCTTGATTGTCTCGTGGTGATGGACAAGGGGCGCATTGTCGAAGACGGGACGCATGAGGAGCTTGTCGCGCTCGGTGGCATTTATGCAAGCCTGTGGGCGCGCCAGTCCGGCGGGTTCCTCGGCCTTGTCGATAATACCGACGATACATTGGTTGATTAG